The Tubulanus polymorphus chromosome 1, tnTubPoly1.2, whole genome shotgun sequence genome contains a region encoding:
- the LOC141915186 gene encoding uncharacterized protein LOC141915186: MSTTMVSAFYDVDVLYQNRKNMSKLSVGCPPPMAYAEPKLIGCPMTVNTFPRARGFNTAAAAAAGIIYGQSQHQQHTSTISSLTSLSTAEAQDRANRSGNINSSRYKTELCRPFEENGHCKYGDKCQFAHGAHELRSLARHPKYKTELCRTFHTVGFCPYGPRCHFIHNEDERKLSEMKPVMPQQQQPQPQPAVRQAFTRIPQIQQSQSQPVQRPKSLAYRMSCLSMGSNAESPSSSLSSSPQSNSAFFDEAMMSANMLWLLNQRNNTESLVRDEVFSAPPSPPSSPVHSSASSSTCNSPISEKGLRLPIFRRLSLDDY, from the exons ATGTCTACTACTATGGTATCCGCTTTCTACGACGTAGATGTTTTGTATCAG AACCGAAAGAATATGTCGAAACTGTCGGTCGGTTGTCCACCACCGATGGCTTATGCCGAGCCAAAACTTATTGGTTGTCCGATGACAGTGAACACATTTCCTAGAGCTAGAGGGTTCAatactgctgctgccgctgctgctggtaTTATCTACGGCCAGTCTCAACATCAACAACACACATCGACCATTTCATCGTTGACATCGCTGTCCACCGCTGAAGCTCAAGATCGGGCTAACCGTTCTGGAAATATTAACTCCAGCCGATACAAGACCGAACTCTGTCGTCCTTTCGAAGAAAACGGACACTGTAAATACGGAGATAAATGTCAATTCGCTCACGGCGCACACGAATTGCGAAGTCTTGCACGTCACCCGAAGTACAAAACGGAATTATGTCGCACGTTTCATACCGTCGGATTTTGCCCGTACGGCCCGCGCTGTCACTTCATCCACAACGAAGATGAGAGGAAATTAAGCGAAATGAAGCCCGTCATGccgcaacaacaacaaccacAACCGCAACCAGCAGTACGACAGGCGTTTACACGTATTCCTCAGATTCAACAGTCGCAATCGCAGCCAGTCCAACGTCCGAAATCACTCGCGTACCGTATGAGCTGTTTGTCGATGGGTTCTAACGCTGAATCCCCGTCGTCCAGTTTGTCAAGCAGCCCGCAGAGTAATTCTGCATTCTTCGACGAAGCGATGATGTCCGCTAACATGCTGTGGCTTTTGAACCAGCGTAATAACACCGAATCGCTGGTACGAGATGAGGTATTCTCCGCTCCACCTTCGCCTCCGTCATCTCCGGTTCATTCCTCCGCTTCGAGCTCTACTTGTAATTCACCGATATCGGAAAAAGGTTTGCGTTTACCTATTTTTCGACGATTGTCACTCGACGATTATTAA
- the LOC141905606 gene encoding LOW QUALITY PROTEIN: DNA repair protein RAD51 homolog 2-like (The sequence of the model RefSeq protein was modified relative to this genomic sequence to represent the inferred CDS: substituted 1 base at 1 genomic stop codon) translates to MAQKRIKRLGFDSDICSRFQKYNVHTIQDLLSKSRLELLQSVGLGIQTIDRCMKCAARSCAPKPVTALSMMTSRKDKMSFLRTTLDKLDTILQGGLPLGTITEISGPSGCGKTQFCIMLSAVATLPLNEGGFGGNVLYIDTESAFSAERLVEILKTRFDDICKSEEQITSLVSNVHVVVESTCSSLLKRLQNLEEYIISRGIKLIVLDSVASLVRKEFHSGDSKNLIERTNLLAKQAALLKYFAESFGIPVIVTNQITTRYGHEKQNVLGIVNXITEKSSLEFENGYVTAALGNTWSHSINTRLIVQYLDGPRRQLLVAKSPVAPFTSFVYRIRNTGLQLEDDGIDCYDGTDPGLQKIRVRTDIPQSVY, encoded by the exons ATGGCTCAAAAAAGGATTAAAAGACTCGGGTTTGACTCTGACATATGTAGTCGATTTCAGAAGTATAATGTCCACACTATCCAG gATTTACTCTCAAAATCTCGATTAGAACTTTTACAATCCGTTGGACTCGGTATACAAACGATTGACAGATGTATGAAATGTGCAGCAAGATCTTGTGCCCCAAAACCTGTTACA GCGTTATCCATGATGACATCACGAAAAGACAAAATGTCATTCCTCCGTACAACACTGGATAAACTAGATACAATTCTACAAGGTGGACTTCCTCTGGGTACTATTACAGAG attTCAGGGCCGTCGggttgtggtaaaacacagtTTTGTATTATGCTGAGCGCTGTTGCTACTTTACCATTGAACGAAGGAGGTTTTGGTGGTAATGTACTTTATATCGATACAGAATCGGCTTTCTCTGCAGAAAG GCTAGTTGAAATTCTGAAAACAAGATTCGACGATATTTGTAAATCTGAGGAACAGATCACGTCACTTGTATCTAACGTTCACGTTGTTGTAGAATCAACTTGTTCTTCATTGTTAAAACG GTTACAGAATTTAGAAGAGTATATCATTTCAAGAGGAATTAAATTGATAGTTTTGGATTCAGTCGCGTCTCTAGTCAGGAAGGAATTTCATTCTGGCGATAGCAAAAATCTGATTGAACGCACAAATTTACTCGCTAAACAGGCAGCACTGCTGAAGTACTTCGCAGAATCATTCGGAATTCCA GTGATTGTTACAAATCAGATAACTACTAGATACGGACATGAAAAACAGAACGTTTTAGGTATAGTTAATTAAATCACGGAGAAAA gcagcttagaatttgaaaacggGTACGTCACTGCTGCATTAGGAAATACGTGGAGCCATAGCATAAATACTAGACTTATTGTCCAATACTTAGATGGACCAAGACGTCAA TTATTAGTTGCTAAGTCGCCTGTGGCTCCTTTTACATCATTTGTGTATCGGATTAGAAATACTGGATTACAATTAGAAG atGACGGTATTGATTGCTACGATGGAACTGACCCTGGTTTACAGAAGATTCGAGTTAGAACTGATATTCCACAATCCGTCTATTAG
- the LOC141905615 gene encoding 3-hydroxyanthranilate 3,4-dioxygenase-like, producing MTTKPVFVTIPDWIKENQKFFLPPVCNKMLHSEGQIKSFFVGGPNQRKDYHLEEGEELFYMFKGDMCLKVVEKGEHKDIIIKEGEIFLLPGYIMHSPQRQADTIGLVIERLRAKDETDGLRYFVEKNGTPTFDILYEKWFYCEDLGTQLAPIIKGFFASEQYKTGKPLPGTISNDPPVKVDIKRTLRAPFNLNQWIKENWDSIQKDGHKSLFGDSYQFSVDAYGCGENTDENENAEIWLWQLNGESCVTTGGETYNMKKDDSLLIPRGMSYSAKRGEGSVTLICFQDPTRKDVMAKSC from the exons ATGACTACGAAACCCGTCTTTGTCACGATTCCAGATTGGATTAAGGAGAACCAAAAGTTTTTCTTGCCTCCAGTATGTAATAAGATGCT GCACAGTGAGGGGcagataaaatcatttttcgtaGGAGGACCTAATCAGAGAAAAGATTATCATTTAGAAGAGGGCGAAGAA TTATTTTACATGTTCAAAGGAGATATGTGTCTGAAAGTTGTGGAAAAAGGAGAACATAAAGACATTATAATTAAAGAGGGAGAA ATATTTCTTTTACCCGGCTATATAATGCATTCTCCTCAACGACAAGCGGATACTATTGGTTTAGTTATTGAACGTTTAAGAGCTAAAGATGAAACTGATGGTCTGCGATACTTTGTCGAAAAAAATGGAACCCCAACTTTTGATATCCTTTACGAAAAGTGGTTTTACTGTGAAGACCTCGGTACACAACTTGCTCCAATTATTAAGGG ATTTTTTGCTTCTGAACAGTACAAAACAGGAAAACCTCTTCCAG GCACAATAAGTAATGATCCACCCGTAAAGGTTGACATTAAACGCACTCTGAGAGCACCTTTCAATTTGAATCAATGGATCAAAGAAAATTGGGATTCGATACAAAAAGACGGCCATAAAAGTCTGTTTGGAGACAGTTACCAGTTTTCA GTTGATGCTTATGGATGTGGAGAAAATacggatgaaaatgaaaatgctgaaatttggCTTTGGCAGTTG AATGGAGAATCATGCGTTACAACTGGTGGCGAAACGTACAATATGAAGAAAGATGACAGTTTATTGATACCCCGGGGTATGAG CTATTCGGCAAAACGAGGTGAAGGCTCAGTGACTCTTATTTGTTTCCAAGATCCAACAAGGAAAGATGTCATGGCAAAATCCTGTTAG